A genomic segment from Sulfitobacter mediterraneus encodes:
- a CDS encoding urate hydroxylase PuuD: protein MYDLAAIASWIEFAVRWVHVITAIAWIGSSFYFIALDLGLHRDRNLASGADGEEWQVHGGGFYHIQKYLIAPDQMPGDLIWFKWESYATWLSGFALLVLVYYLGAEFYLVDPSVADIGTVQAVLISLASLTFGWIAYDQICKSKFGDDNTRLMILLYVILVGMAYFYTSVFSGRAALLHLGAFTATIMSANVFFIIMPNQRIVVADLQAGRTPDAKYGKIAKQRSTHNNYLTLPVIFMMLSNHYPLAFASEMNWLIAALVFLMGVTIRHYFNTVHMRAGNPIWTWLVTALIFVVIMWLSTAPMFQAAEREEAHGPALRFAKAEGFADVQDIVMGRCSMCHAAEPAWEGMHWPPKGVRLETEHQIAMAAKEIYLQAGLTHAMPPANLSYMQQDERAQIVAWYIAATK, encoded by the coding sequence ATGTACGATCTCGCCGCCATCGCCAGCTGGATAGAGTTTGCCGTGCGTTGGGTTCATGTGATCACCGCGATTGCCTGGATCGGATCGTCATTCTACTTCATCGCATTGGATCTCGGCTTGCACCGCGACCGCAATCTTGCCTCCGGCGCCGATGGTGAGGAATGGCAGGTTCACGGCGGCGGGTTCTATCACATCCAGAAATACCTGATCGCCCCGGACCAGATGCCTGGTGATCTGATCTGGTTCAAATGGGAAAGCTATGCAACCTGGCTGTCTGGGTTCGCCCTGTTGGTGCTGGTCTATTATCTGGGTGCAGAATTCTATCTGGTCGATCCCTCCGTGGCGGATATCGGCACGGTCCAGGCGGTTCTGATCTCGCTGGCCTCGCTGACCTTTGGCTGGATCGCCTATGACCAGATCTGCAAAAGCAAGTTTGGCGACGACAACACCCGCCTGATGATCCTGCTTTATGTGATCCTTGTTGGGATGGCCTATTTCTATACCTCGGTGTTCTCAGGCCGGGCGGCGCTGCTGCATCTGGGGGCGTTCACGGCCACGATCATGTCGGCAAATGTGTTCTTTATCATCATGCCGAACCAGCGGATTGTGGTCGCGGACTTGCAGGCCGGGCGCACGCCGGACGCCAAATACGGCAAGATCGCCAAGCAGCGCAGCACCCACAACAACTACCTGACATTGCCGGTGATCTTCATGATGCTGAGCAATCATTACCCTCTGGCCTTCGCCTCAGAGATGAACTGGCTGATCGCGGCGCTGGTGTTCCTGATGGGTGTGACAATCCGGCATTATTTCAACACAGTGCATATGCGGGCGGGCAATCCGATCTGGACATGGTTGGTCACGGCGCTGATCTTTGTGGTGATCATGTGGCTCTCCACCGCGCCGATGTTCCAAGCGGCGGAACGTGAAGAGGCGCATGGCCCTGCCCTGCGCTTTGCCAAGGCCGAAGGGTTTGCGGACGTGCAGGATATCGTCATGGGCCGGTGCAGCATGTGTCATGCCGCTGAACCTGCGTGGGAAGGGATGCATTGGCCGCCCAAGGGCGTGCGGCTTGAGACCGAACACCAGATCGCCATGGCCGCCAAGGAAATCTATTTGCAGGCGGGGCTGACCCACGCCATGCCCCCCGCCAACCTCAGCTATATGCAACAAGATGAACGGGCACAGATTGTGGCCTGGTATATCGCCGCCACAAAATAG
- the mutL gene encoding DNA mismatch repair endonuclease MutL, which yields MAHPNPNISENQPVIRQLDDAAINRIAAGEVVERPASAVKELVENAVDAGASRITVEYADGGKTLIRVTDDGCGIAPDDLPLALSRHATSKIDGSDLLNIHTFGFRGEALPSLGAVGRLTITSRAAGHEGAEVTVSGGKMGAVKPAALNGGTVVTLRDLFFATPARLKFMRTDRAEAQAIGDVVKRLAMAEPFVQIVLRDVSGDGAGREVFRADAEQGDLFDALHGRLARVLGREFADNSLRIDAEREGLHLTGFAALPTYSRGSAVAQYLFVNGRPVRDKLLTGALRGAYFDFLSRDRHPAAALFLDCDPTLVDVNVHPAKSEVRFRDPGLARGLIVSALRHALANAGHRASTTVAGATLGAMRPEPTGARVYQMDRPSTGARQAAYDAQAPGFAETAGMWGRVETPPEEVVETQDPAQQYPLGTARGQVHENYIIAQTETGMVIVDQHAAHERLVYEKLKTQMAENGVAAQALLIPEIVELSAGDCARLLDLADELQKFGLGIEAFGGSAVAVRETPAILGTVNARAMVLDILDELADQNDSNILQARIEAILSRIACHGSIRSGRWMRAEEMNALLREMEATPHSGQCNHGRPTYVELKLADIERLFGRT from the coding sequence ATGGCGCATCCCAACCCCAATATAAGCGAAAATCAGCCCGTCATCCGGCAACTGGACGACGCTGCAATCAACCGCATCGCCGCGGGCGAAGTGGTGGAGCGGCCTGCCTCTGCGGTCAAAGAACTGGTCGAAAACGCTGTTGATGCCGGTGCCAGCCGGATCACGGTGGAATATGCGGACGGCGGCAAGACATTGATCCGGGTCACGGATGATGGCTGCGGCATTGCGCCGGATGATCTGCCGCTGGCCCTGTCGCGGCATGCGACCTCCAAAATTGACGGCTCGGACCTGCTGAATATTCACACCTTCGGCTTTCGTGGGGAGGCATTGCCGTCTCTCGGCGCGGTGGGCCGGCTGACCATCACCAGCCGCGCCGCAGGACATGAAGGGGCAGAGGTCACGGTGAGCGGCGGCAAAATGGGTGCAGTCAAACCTGCGGCCCTGAACGGCGGCACCGTTGTCACCCTGCGCGATCTGTTTTTTGCAACGCCCGCGCGGCTCAAATTCATGCGCACCGACAGGGCCGAGGCGCAGGCGATTGGCGATGTGGTCAAACGACTGGCGATGGCGGAACCCTTTGTGCAGATCGTGCTGCGGGATGTCTCTGGTGACGGAGCAGGGCGCGAGGTGTTTCGCGCCGATGCGGAGCAGGGCGATTTGTTCGATGCCCTGCATGGCCGTTTGGCGCGGGTGTTGGGGCGCGAATTTGCAGACAATTCGTTGCGCATCGATGCGGAACGCGAGGGGCTGCATCTGACTGGTTTTGCCGCGCTGCCGACCTATTCGCGTGGATCTGCAGTGGCGCAATATCTGTTCGTGAATGGCCGTCCGGTGCGGGACAAACTGCTGACTGGCGCGCTGCGCGGTGCCTACTTCGATTTTCTCAGCCGCGACCGGCACCCGGCGGCGGCGCTGTTTTTGGACTGTGATCCGACGCTGGTAGACGTAAACGTGCATCCTGCAAAATCCGAGGTGCGGTTTCGCGATCCCGGTCTGGCGCGTGGGTTGATCGTTTCGGCGCTGCGTCACGCGCTGGCCAATGCCGGGCATCGCGCCTCGACCACGGTCGCGGGGGCCACCCTTGGCGCGATGCGTCCCGAACCCACGGGCGCACGGGTTTATCAGATGGATCGCCCATCAACAGGCGCACGGCAGGCGGCCTATGACGCGCAAGCGCCGGGTTTCGCCGAGACCGCTGGGATGTGGGGCCGTGTCGAAACTCCGCCGGAAGAGGTGGTCGAAACCCAAGATCCCGCGCAGCAATATCCGTTGGGCACAGCCCGCGGTCAGGTGCATGAAAACTACATCATCGCGCAGACCGAAACGGGCATGGTCATTGTCGATCAACACGCGGCCCATGAACGGCTCGTCTATGAAAAGCTCAAGACCCAGATGGCCGAAAACGGCGTCGCGGCGCAGGCGCTCCTGATCCCCGAGATTGTGGAACTGTCAGCAGGCGATTGCGCCCGTCTATTGGACCTGGCGGACGAGTTGCAAAAATTTGGGCTGGGCATCGAAGCCTTTGGCGGCAGCGCCGTCGCAGTGCGCGAAACACCCGCGATCCTTGGCACGGTGAACGCCCGCGCGATGGTGCTTGATATCCTGGATGAACTGGCCGACCAGAACGACAGCAACATCCTGCAGGCACGGATCGAGGCGATCCTCAGCCGCATCGCCTGTCACGGCTCGATCCGGTCGGGCCGCTGGATGCGGGCCGAAGAGATGAACGCGCTGTTGCGCGAGATGGAGGCGACCCCGCATTCGGGGCAATGCAACCACGGACGCCCCACTTACGTAGAACTCAAGCTGGCCGATATTGAACGGCTCTTTGGACGGACATGA
- a CDS encoding DNA recombination protein RmuC, which produces MITIAGQTYQWGDPQVTAALIGAGVIMLILILLIMAVRAAGRSAQMAAPLAQQMQILGGHVQQLGAGQEQLRGGLQTVSDTQANAQAQMIQSIETRMANVQQQMQDRLADNAAKSARALAEMQERMNHTLHGSAKQTTTSLTQLQERLAAIDKAQDNITKLSGDVLSLQDILSNKQTRGAFGEIQLHDIVSKALPSDSYSLQATLTNGKRADCLIHLPNPPGPIVIDSKFPLEAYEALRNAKTDYELKEAVAKMKVSVKAHIKAISEKYILEGETADGALMFLPSEAVYAELHANFPELIRDGFAARVWIVSPTTCMATLNTMRAILKDARMREQAGAIRKELGALHGDVERLVTRVGNLDRHFGQARKDVDEIMISSEKAAKRAGRLHNFDFEELSKDSAETTVVPLAKPDV; this is translated from the coding sequence ATGATCACAATCGCAGGGCAAACATATCAATGGGGTGATCCGCAGGTCACAGCGGCGCTGATCGGGGCGGGGGTGATCATGTTGATCCTGATCCTGCTGATCATGGCGGTGCGGGCGGCGGGGCGTTCGGCCCAGATGGCCGCGCCGCTGGCACAGCAGATGCAGATCCTCGGTGGCCATGTGCAACAGCTCGGCGCGGGCCAGGAACAATTGCGCGGCGGTCTGCAGACGGTGTCTGACACACAAGCCAACGCACAGGCCCAGATGATCCAAAGCATCGAAACGCGCATGGCCAATGTGCAGCAACAGATGCAAGACCGGCTGGCTGACAATGCAGCCAAATCCGCACGGGCCTTGGCGGAGATGCAGGAACGGATGAACCACACCCTGCACGGCTCGGCCAAGCAGACGACCACCAGTTTGACGCAGTTGCAGGAACGGCTGGCCGCCATCGACAAGGCGCAGGACAATATCACCAAGCTGAGCGGCGATGTTCTCAGCCTTCAGGACATTCTCAGCAACAAGCAGACCCGCGGTGCCTTTGGCGAAATTCAGCTGCATGACATCGTGTCAAAGGCACTGCCCTCTGACAGCTATAGTCTGCAAGCGACACTAACCAACGGAAAACGCGCCGATTGCCTGATCCATCTGCCGAACCCACCGGGGCCGATTGTGATCGACAGCAAGTTCCCGCTGGAGGCCTATGAGGCACTGCGCAATGCCAAGACGGATTATGAGTTGAAAGAGGCCGTGGCCAAGATGAAAGTCTCGGTCAAGGCCCATATCAAGGCGATCTCGGAGAAGTATATTCTGGAAGGTGAAACCGCAGATGGCGCGTTGATGTTCCTGCCGTCAGAGGCAGTCTATGCCGAATTGCACGCCAATTTCCCCGAACTCATTCGCGATGGTTTTGCCGCACGGGTGTGGATTGTATCGCCAACCACCTGCATGGCGACGCTGAACACCATGCGGGCAATTCTGAAAGACGCGCGAATGCGAGAACAGGCGGGCGCGATCCGCAAGGAACTGGGCGCGTTGCACGGCGATGTGGAACGTTTGGTGACGCGCGTTGGCAACCTCGATCGGCACTTCGGTCAGGCCCGCAAAGACGTGGACGAGATCATGATCAGCAGTGAAAAGGCGGCCAAACGCGCCGGCCGCCTGCACAACTTTGATTTTGAAGAACTGTCCAAGGACAGTGCGGAAACCACGGTTGTCCCGCTGGCCAAGCCTGACGTCTGA
- a CDS encoding saccharopine dehydrogenase yields the protein MTTPHLWVRAEQRDNETRVGLTPEGAAELLAVGFSVTVEASDSRVIATDDYAKVGCTIAPAYSWPDAPADAIIFGLKELPEDGTPLPHRHIMFGHAFKGQSAGQALLKRFKAGGGTLLDLEYLTDESGRRVAAFGYWAGFAGAAVALKCWAAQQRGEVAGPVAPYPNADAMKDALRKELAPFMDQAPDALIIGALGRVGTGAADLCKAMDVSVTGWDMAETAHGGPYPEILDHTLFFNCILAGPNTPPFVRPDAPTAPRKLRVIGDVACDPDSDFNPVQVYDKTTTWAEPALRVHDDPPLDVTAIDNLPSMLPLESAQDYAGQLLPTLRSLAGDQAGVWARAEATFAKHLAAV from the coding sequence ATGACCACGCCACATCTTTGGGTCCGCGCCGAACAGCGCGACAATGAAACCCGTGTCGGATTGACCCCCGAAGGCGCGGCAGAACTGCTGGCGGTAGGGTTTTCCGTGACGGTAGAGGCTTCTGACAGCCGGGTGATTGCGACCGATGATTATGCAAAGGTCGGCTGCACCATTGCGCCTGCCTACAGTTGGCCCGATGCCCCCGCAGATGCGATTATCTTTGGCCTAAAGGAACTGCCCGAAGATGGCACGCCCCTGCCGCACCGGCACATCATGTTTGGCCATGCCTTCAAGGGCCAATCTGCCGGGCAGGCGTTGCTCAAACGGTTCAAAGCGGGCGGCGGTACCTTGCTGGATCTGGAGTATCTGACCGATGAAAGCGGTCGCCGGGTGGCGGCCTTTGGCTATTGGGCCGGTTTTGCCGGTGCGGCGGTTGCCCTGAAATGCTGGGCCGCGCAGCAAAGGGGCGAGGTGGCCGGACCGGTCGCCCCCTATCCGAACGCCGATGCGATGAAAGACGCCCTGCGCAAGGAGCTGGCGCCGTTTATGGATCAAGCCCCCGATGCCCTGATCATCGGCGCCTTGGGACGCGTTGGCACCGGCGCGGCGGATCTGTGCAAAGCGATGGATGTCAGCGTCACCGGATGGGATATGGCCGAGACAGCGCATGGCGGACCTTATCCTGAAATTCTGGATCACACCTTGTTTTTCAACTGCATTCTGGCCGGTCCTAACACGCCACCCTTCGTGCGCCCTGATGCGCCAACCGCCCCGCGCAAGCTGCGGGTGATTGGTGATGTGGCCTGTGATCCGGACAGCGATTTCAACCCCGTGCAGGTCTATGACAAGACCACCACCTGGGCGGAACCGGCGCTGCGGGTGCATGACGATCCGCCGCTGGATGTCACGGCCATCGACAACCTTCCCTCAATGCTGCCGCTTGAAAGCGCGCAGGATTATGCGGGGCAATTGCTGCCAACCTTGCGGTCGCTGGCCGGGGATCAGGCAGGCGTTTGGGCGCGGGCCGAAGCGACCTTTGCCAAACATCTCGCTGCGGTGTGA
- a CDS encoding glutathione S-transferase family protein, with translation MKLYYAPGTISIAVALGLEETGLAYELEKVDFTTAAQTKPAYLAINPKGRVPALITEKGTILTETGALLEYISDLAPQAGLIPSDIEDAAHMRSVMFYLASTMHVAHAHKMRGSRWADKPESHADMQAKVPQTVRACAEYVQSDCLRGDYVLGDRISIADLYLFIVCNWMEGDGVPRKDFPAIDAFLSRMDARDSVKTIREKGML, from the coding sequence CTGAAACTCTATTACGCCCCCGGTACGATCTCGATTGCAGTCGCCCTTGGCCTTGAAGAGACCGGTCTGGCCTATGAGCTGGAGAAGGTGGATTTTACCACCGCCGCGCAGACCAAGCCGGCCTATCTGGCGATCAATCCCAAAGGCCGTGTGCCCGCCTTGATCACTGAGAAAGGCACAATCCTGACGGAAACGGGCGCCTTGCTTGAATATATTTCCGATCTCGCGCCGCAGGCCGGATTGATCCCGTCGGATATCGAAGACGCCGCCCACATGCGCAGCGTGATGTTCTATCTGGCGTCGACCATGCATGTCGCCCATGCCCACAAGATGCGGGGCAGCCGCTGGGCCGACAAACCAGAAAGCCATGCCGACATGCAGGCGAAAGTCCCGCAAACCGTGCGGGCCTGCGCGGAATATGTGCAATCCGATTGCCTGCGCGGTGATTATGTTCTGGGGGACCGGATCAGCATCGCCGATCTGTATCTGTTTATCGTCTGCAACTGGATGGAAGGGGATGGCGTGCCGCGCAAGGACTTTCCGGCCATTGATGCTTTCCTCAGCCGCATGGACGCGCGGGACAGTGTTAAGACCATTCGTGAAAAGGGTATGCTATGA
- a CDS encoding histidine phosphatase family protein — protein sequence MSHITLIRHGQANSGAKDEVSYDRLSDLGHEQAAWLGHYLREAGSHHTRLFTGTLIRHRETADGMATGLVAKRDARLNELEYFTLATLLEEQHGVPFPTEQGSFTSHLPTVFEYWKSGKLEGAPETWQHFHDRIESALRDIAAGDGPALVVTSGGLISMVMAQAMGLSVPAMARMALAIMHTSMHRLFPIGGHWSPVLFNAVPHLETPDRRLAQTHI from the coding sequence ATGTCGCATATCACTCTTATCCGCCACGGGCAGGCCAATTCCGGCGCCAAGGACGAGGTCAGCTATGACCGGCTTAGCGATCTGGGCCACGAACAGGCGGCGTGGCTGGGCCATTACCTGCGTGAGGCCGGAAGCCATCACACAAGACTGTTTACCGGCACTTTGATCCGCCACCGCGAAACGGCGGACGGGATGGCCACCGGTCTGGTTGCTAAACGTGACGCGCGGTTGAACGAGCTTGAGTATTTTACGCTTGCGACGCTTCTCGAAGAGCAACACGGCGTGCCTTTCCCGACCGAACAAGGCAGCTTTACGTCCCACTTGCCAACAGTCTTCGAATACTGGAAATCTGGCAAGCTGGAGGGCGCGCCGGAAACCTGGCAGCATTTTCACGACCGGATCGAAAGCGCATTGCGCGATATCGCGGCTGGGGATGGGCCTGCGTTGGTGGTCACATCGGGCGGTCTGATCTCGATGGTGATGGCACAGGCGATGGGCCTTAGTGTGCCGGCCATGGCCCGTATGGCGCTGGCGATCATGCACACGTCCATGCACCGGCTATTCCCCATTGGCGGGCATTGGTCGCCGGTTCTGTTCAACGCAGTGCCGCATCTGGAAACCCCCGACAGGCGTCTTGCCCAGACACATATCTAA
- the fdhF gene encoding formate dehydrogenase subunit alpha, with translation MADKITFTLDGEKVEAEAGLTIWEVANGRGLKIPHLCHKPAPGYRPDGNCRACMVEIEGERTLAASCIREPSEGMVVTTNNTRAENARKMVMELLVADQPAPEVAHDKSSHMWDMAALNGVSESRFPKIEEGRIPLLDDSHVAMSVNLDACIQCGLCVRACREVQVNDVIGMSGRGHDSYPTFDMADPMGASTCVACGECVQACPTGALMPSTVVDENQVGDSADFDSEVDSICPFCGVGCQISLKVKDGKVKYVEGINGPANEGRLCVKGRFGFDYIHHDHRLTKPLIRRDDAPAKGLNVDPGNWQEFFREASWDEALDFAAKGLKDIGGTGVAGFGSAKCTNEEAYLFQKMIRQGFGHNNVDHCTRLCHASSVAALMENVGSGAVSATFNEIENADVAIAIGCNPIENHPVAATYFKQFTKRGGKLIVMDPRGQALKRFSSHMLQFRPGTDVSMLNAIMHVIVEENLFDQQYIEAYTENWEAEKEHLKDFSPEKMAEVCGIDAETLRDVARTFAGANAAMIFWGMGVSQHIHGTDNSRCLISLALMTGQVGRPGAGLHPLRGQNNVQGASDAGLIPMFLPDYQPVTDDGVRSAFTEVWKSEDFSNQKGLTVTEIMDAVHDGDIRGMYVLGENPAMSDPDVEHARDALAKLEHLVVQDIFITETANYADVILPASAFAEKSGTVTNTNRQVQMGRPAVPPPGEAREDWWIEVELAKRLGLGWDYEGPADVFAEMKQNMKSLNNITWDRLAVENAVTYPSLSPEDPGQPIVFGDGFPRAGGRAKFTPASIIAPDDVPDQDYPMILTTGRQLEHWHTGSMTRRASVLDGLEPEANCSLHPSTLRKLGVVPGDHVRLTTKRGSIEIMAREDRAVSPDMVFLPFAYVEAAANILTNPAVDPYGKIPEFKFSAVKVEAASTQVAAE, from the coding sequence ATGGCGGACAAGATCACATTCACGCTCGACGGCGAAAAAGTAGAGGCCGAAGCGGGCTTGACGATCTGGGAAGTGGCCAATGGTCGCGGCCTGAAGATCCCGCATCTGTGCCACAAACCTGCACCTGGCTACCGGCCGGACGGCAACTGCCGCGCCTGTATGGTCGAGATCGAAGGCGAACGCACGCTGGCGGCCTCCTGTATCCGCGAGCCCAGCGAAGGCATGGTCGTCACCACAAACAACACCCGCGCCGAAAACGCCCGCAAAATGGTTATGGAACTGCTGGTGGCAGATCAACCCGCACCCGAAGTGGCCCATGACAAATCGAGCCACATGTGGGATATGGCCGCGTTGAACGGCGTCAGCGAAAGCCGTTTCCCCAAGATCGAAGAGGGACGCATCCCGCTGCTGGATGACAGCCATGTTGCGATGTCAGTCAATCTGGATGCCTGTATTCAATGTGGTCTCTGCGTTCGCGCCTGCCGCGAAGTGCAGGTCAATGACGTGATCGGCATGTCGGGCCGCGGCCATGACAGCTATCCTACTTTTGATATGGCAGACCCGATGGGCGCCTCCACCTGCGTGGCCTGCGGCGAATGTGTGCAAGCCTGTCCGACAGGGGCATTGATGCCGTCTACTGTGGTGGACGAGAACCAGGTCGGTGACAGCGCCGATTTCGACAGTGAAGTCGACAGCATCTGCCCGTTCTGCGGTGTGGGCTGCCAGATCTCGCTCAAGGTCAAAGACGGCAAGGTCAAATATGTCGAGGGCATCAACGGCCCCGCGAACGAAGGACGGCTTTGTGTCAAAGGTCGCTTTGGCTTTGACTATATCCACCACGATCACCGCCTGACCAAACCGCTGATCCGGCGTGACGATGCGCCTGCCAAGGGATTGAACGTTGACCCCGGCAATTGGCAGGAGTTCTTCCGCGAAGCGTCATGGGATGAGGCTCTGGATTTTGCCGCCAAGGGGCTGAAAGACATCGGCGGCACCGGCGTTGCGGGCTTTGGCTCTGCCAAATGCACCAACGAGGAGGCTTATCTGTTCCAGAAAATGATCCGCCAGGGGTTTGGTCACAACAACGTCGACCACTGCACCCGTCTATGCCACGCATCCTCTGTTGCGGCGCTCATGGAAAACGTCGGTTCCGGCGCGGTGTCTGCGACGTTCAACGAAATTGAGAATGCGGATGTGGCGATCGCCATCGGCTGTAACCCGATTGAGAACCATCCCGTCGCGGCGACCTATTTCAAGCAGTTCACCAAACGTGGTGGCAAGCTGATCGTCATGGATCCGCGCGGTCAGGCGCTCAAACGCTTCTCCAGCCATATGCTGCAGTTCCGCCCCGGCACCGATGTTTCGATGCTCAATGCGATCATGCATGTGATTGTCGAAGAGAACCTCTTTGATCAGCAATATATCGAGGCCTACACCGAGAACTGGGAAGCCGAGAAAGAGCACCTCAAGGATTTCTCGCCAGAGAAGATGGCGGAGGTCTGCGGCATCGACGCTGAGACCCTGCGTGATGTGGCGCGGACCTTTGCGGGTGCCAATGCCGCGATGATCTTCTGGGGCATGGGGGTCAGCCAGCACATCCACGGCACCGACAATTCGCGCTGCCTGATCTCGCTGGCGTTGATGACTGGCCAGGTGGGCCGCCCCGGTGCGGGTCTGCATCCGCTGCGCGGCCAAAACAACGTGCAAGGTGCCTCTGACGCGGGTCTGATCCCGATGTTCCTGCCCGATTACCAACCGGTCACCGATGATGGTGTGCGCAGCGCCTTTACCGAAGTGTGGAAAAGTGAGGACTTTTCCAACCAGAAGGGTCTGACCGTCACCGAGATTATGGACGCGGTGCATGATGGCGATATTCGCGGCATGTATGTGCTGGGTGAAAACCCGGCGATGTCGGACCCCGATGTGGAACATGCGCGGGACGCCCTGGCCAAGCTGGAGCATCTGGTGGTGCAGGATATCTTTATCACCGAAACCGCGAACTATGCTGATGTGATCCTTCCGGCCTCGGCCTTTGCAGAAAAGTCCGGCACGGTGACAAACACCAACCGTCAGGTGCAAATGGGCCGACCCGCTGTGCCGCCCCCCGGCGAAGCGCGTGAGGACTGGTGGATCGAGGTGGAACTGGCGAAACGTCTGGGTCTTGGCTGGGATTATGAAGGCCCCGCCGATGTGTTTGCCGAGATGAAGCAAAACATGAAGTCGCTGAACAACATCACATGGGATCGTCTCGCGGTCGAAAATGCGGTAACCTATCCGTCGCTCTCACCCGAAGATCCCGGTCAGCCGATTGTGTTTGGCGATGGCTTTCCGCGTGCCGGTGGCCGCGCGAAATTTACGCCTGCCTCGATCATTGCCCCGGATGATGTGCCGGATCAGGATTACCCGATGATTCTGACCACCGGTCGCCAGCTCGAGCATTGGCACACCGGGTCCATGACCCGCCGCGCCAGTGTTCTGGACGGTTTGGAGCCGGAGGCAAACTGTTCGCTGCACCCCTCCACCTTGCGCAAGCTGGGTGTGGTTCCGGGCGATCATGTGCGTTTGACGACCAAACGCGGTTCGATCGAGATCATGGCCCGCGAAGACCGCGCCGTATCGCCGGACATGGTGTTCCTGCCCTTTGCTTATGTCGAGGCGGCGGCGAATATTCTGACCAACCCTGCGGTGGATCCCTATGGCAAGATCCCCGAGTTCAAGTTTTCGGCCGTGAAGGTTGAAGCGGCGAGCACGCAGGTGGCCGCCGAGTGA
- a CDS encoding Zn-dependent hydrolase, which produces MQIDAARFLADLHALRGFGASGVGKGVVRPAYSAPDLAARDWLAGQMRAAGLTVAVDPMGNLFGLAEGPSILLGSHSDSQPEGGWLDGALGVIAGLEVARAAQEAGGPAVSVVSFQDEEGRFGVTTGSAVWAGHLSQETADALTDHAGVRLADARVAMADRVTGDVDPCQFTGFIEMHIEQGPTLDTANEQIGVVTDIVGIREMKITFDGQQNHAGTTPMHLRRDAFQAVSAFNTLLNDRLRNVVTPSTVWTIGHVSLHPNASSIVPGRAAFSMQWRDGNSDRLDRMEQIIRDTAHEVALAGDLTLDYGPLLGLEPVAMDARLRGALEAQAEAVAPGRWRGMPSGALHDATNVSRLMPVAMLFVPSIDGISHAFEEDTNEVDLVAGLKVLAGAVAQLG; this is translated from the coding sequence ATGCAGATAGATGCAGCGCGATTCCTTGCGGATCTTCATGCTTTGCGCGGATTTGGTGCGTCTGGCGTGGGCAAAGGCGTTGTGCGCCCGGCCTATTCGGCGCCTGATCTGGCGGCACGCGATTGGCTGGCAGGCCAGATGCGCGCGGCGGGTCTGACCGTTGCAGTAGACCCCATGGGCAATCTCTTTGGCTTGGCGGAGGGGCCGTCGATCTTGCTTGGCTCGCATTCTGACAGCCAGCCGGAAGGTGGATGGCTGGATGGTGCGCTGGGCGTGATCGCTGGATTGGAGGTGGCCCGCGCCGCACAGGAGGCGGGCGGGCCTGCGGTCTCGGTGGTGTCGTTTCAGGATGAAGAGGGCCGGTTTGGCGTGACCACAGGATCGGCGGTCTGGGCGGGGCATCTTTCACAAGAGACTGCTGATGCGCTGACAGATCATGCGGGCGTGCGGCTGGCCGATGCGCGGGTCGCCATGGCAGACCGGGTGACGGGTGACGTTGATCCATGCCAGTTCACCGGCTTTATCGAGATGCATATCGAGCAGGGACCAACGCTGGATACTGCAAATGAGCAGATTGGCGTGGTCACGGATATTGTCGGCATCCGTGAAATGAAGATCACCTTTGACGGCCAGCAGAACCATGCGGGTACAACGCCCATGCATCTGCGCCGTGATGCGTTTCAGGCGGTCTCGGCGTTCAACACATTGCTGAATGACCGGCTGCGCAATGTAGTGACGCCCAGCACGGTTTGGACCATCGGGCATGTGTCCTTGCATCCCAATGCCTCTTCCATCGTGCCGGGGCGGGCAGCGTTTTCAATGCAATGGCGTGATGGAAATTCAGACCGTTTGGACCGGATGGAGCAGATTATCCGCGACACGGCCCATGAGGTGGCGCTGGCGGGTGATTTGACGCTGGACTATGGGCCGCTGTTGGGGCTGGAGCCGGTGGCGATGGATGCGCGGTTGCGCGGGGCATTGGAGGCGCAGGCCGAAGCGGTGGCGCCGGGGCGCTGGCGGGGAATGCCGTCGGGGGCGTTGCATGACGCCACCAATGTATCGCGCTTGATGCCTGTTGCGATGCTGTTTGTGCCGTCCATTGATGGGATCAGCCATGCCTTTGAGGAAGACACAAATGAGGTGGATCTGGTGGCCGGGCTCAAGGTCTTGGCCGGGGCAGTTGCGCAGCTGGGTTAG